The Gossypium hirsutum isolate 1008001.06 chromosome D07, Gossypium_hirsutum_v2.1, whole genome shotgun sequence genome includes the window tcccacttCAAGAACTGAATCCTCTTCACGATCTGCATGCTCAGAATTTTCAGTTCTAAGCTTTTAAAGCTAACTTCTCACTTTATATCCACTCAAAGTTGAGAGCCTGCAAGTCTAAAAGCAATAAGAACAGTAAGATATATAGTTTCAAAGAAGCATGAACTGAGCCTTTCATGCATCTAATTCCCTACCAAGAGACGTCACTGTCTAAGATGTTAGATGGCACTTAGCCATTTGTCTGACATTAGAACCACTATCACCTAATGTTCTTTCCACTTTGCTTTGCCATCATTCCTAGGTCATCCATTGTCTCAACTTGGAGAAAGAACTAGTGATATGATGTCTGAGATGGGTACTTTCTGGATTAAGTGATTAACCTTCCAAAAAGTTGCTAGCGTTTATCATTTGTGATTTTTCTCTTGGTTTACGCATGAGAACTTGCTGCAAATAATCTAAGAAATAAGAAAACAAGAGAGATTAAGAGTAGGTTGGACATGACTAAAAAGTTTATGCCGTCCATGGCAAAGTCTGACCCTTCTAGTGCTGAAAGGAGGAAACGAGAGAGAAGCAGTGCCCCTTCTAGTGCCTAAGTTTGACCCTATTATTTGCCCCACGAAAATACTTTTGACTTTATATGGAGAGTTAGGAAGGCCCACAAAGATGTGAAAATATTTTCGTTGGGCAGCTTATTTCAGATGCTTGGTGATAATAAATAGTAACAAAAACAGCCACCGAAATTACTGTATACGACAATAAGTTTCACCAACATTTCTGCGAAAAAGAGAAAATGATAACTTCCTGCTATGAGAATATAGCGATTTTCAATACCAAGTTTGGTATTTTACatcattttttcaaaaaatgtctcactagtttcttttttttcccttttgggGGGAGGGTGTGGGGGTGAAATTTCACATCCTTTGTTTCACAGATTAAAATGAACCTTTTCAAAGCCTTCAATCTCACATAGTGGACCACTAACATCTATGTATTGTTGATTTTGAAGACTGATTTTTCTTGATTGCACTTTTAAGATCCTAGCTAAGGTCCACATACAGTTAGTTCTGAACATGATCTTTAACAACAAAAATTTAGATCAAAAGTAGCTCTTACTACAAGTACACAAAATGAAAATGCCACTTTCAGCAATAGATATAGAAAAGAAAACGAACCTTATTGAAGACCAGCACAACAAATTTCAGCTATCAAGCACCACATGCACCATTTATTATTTGAGAGCCACAAACATGAAAGATGTAGAGACACCAAATTCTCTCAGCAAGTTCACCTGGGAATGCATCACAGTAtctacttatatattttatacaatcttcattttcaaaattaaagttctTTAAATTATCAGAGAAAGAAAAGATCATCTATTTGATATCCCAGATACAAACAAAGATTAGAGTGAACTATTTCAGTTGACATAAAGCATAGAATCTCAATAGAGATGAAACAGAGAGCTATAAGTAAAAATCAGGGGTAGGTTCCCTGTTGTCCCTATATGATTGACTAGGCGTCACATGGAAAGCTTGTTTGGATCCAGAATTCCGCTCTATTTAGCTAACATGCCTATGCCAATTGTGGATGTTATACCTATGGCTTTCATCTCATAAACATGATCAAGTGTGGGTAGCCATAGGTATTAATATCTATTAAAGTGATCTACATAAATGCAGCCACCTTATGCCAGCAGACAGAAGAGAATGGGTATTAAAGTAGCAAAAGCCAGCCTCCTTTTAAATCAATCAATAAGTGGTCATGTCAAAACTACCAGGTAGGCAGATTCTAAGCAAAAATGGTAATTGCTTATTGTCTTAATCTTCACCTGCAGGGTACAAGCAAAGCAATTATAATTGGGAGATCATATTTGACAGTGAGGGTTGATTGACAGCATTGACAAAATTGTATGTAAACCATGCATTTGCTAGAAATGATTCTATTCTAAGTTTTAGGCTGGTATTTCAACAAGGCTTTCTCAAGCTCCGCTTGGAATAATACCATAAGGCAAATAGCTGACAGCCTAAGTTAATCTTGTGGCATTTGGTATTTAGCCATTTTAAGGTTCCTGACTCAGCAAGGAATGTAAAATTTACATCTATATAAAAGCATCCATAAGGAGTTTATGGATATGAGAACCAATATACTCACAGTCTTTATGCTCATTCCTGTCTTGAATACAACTGCAGCATCTGCAAGACAacatagagagagagagagaggaattGAGATGTAAATACTTTCCTTTGATTTACAAATTTGAGACATATTATAATGatcaattaaaatttgatttacgaATGCCAAACCTTATCATAGAAGGCTTTCCCTTGAATTGAATCTCAATTTCACTCAGGTAAAGTCTAAATAAGGTAGGCCTGCAATACCAGTTACAACCATCTTGAACCGTGAAGCAGGTAAACTACAAGCACTCTCAGAAATATCCAATTGCCCAATGGAAATGGACTCATTCAGTAATGAGGAGACATTCAATGATCATCAATATTCTCAATACCAACAAGCGTTCATACTTACTATATTATTTCTGCCATTAATGTTCAGTAGGTGTATACAATAGgcaatatatttaaaatgatgtAAATTTGTGCAATCTCCAAAATTTTAGACATGCATAAAATAAGTGTTATTGCTCACAATGTAACATACAAATTGTCCTAATTATCTGGTCCAACAAAGACAATTCATATTATCCAAAGCCACACAGATTAATAGTACCAGAATGGAAGTGAAACTGCTGCCAGAGCAGGAGATGATTTCCACAATAGGTGTATTTGACCACCCAACAGTCCCATCAGATAATCAAGAATACCTCCTTCCTAATTGAGACAACCAGAATAAACAATAAATAGTGGCACAAACTAGAAGGTTAGAAGCAAGAAAAAGATGGATTTGGAGCTATAATGGTAACCAACTATAGCATGATACTTCTCATATAACTTCGAAACAAATTTGCACTACAATTGAAGATGTAAAATGCAGTGCTTCTCTTTGAGGGGCAAAATACATTCATTTGACTCATTCTCAGTGTTTTGTTGTAGATATTGCACAAATTGCATAGAAATAGCATATTCAAAATAGACACTAAAAATGTCCAATACTTGACAGACTACAAACTTAAAAGATTTGATCCTTCCCAGAGCAACAGTTTTTATGCTATAGCTAACCACAACAATTAGGCTAACAGGAGCTTTCTTTTCAGCATCAATCAAACAAATctttttgaaatgtttttgtgCATTTATCCAGATGAAAAAATGGTATGAAGAAATGCAGTTAAACTATACATAAAGCTGCAGTATCATTCTAAGGAAAATCAAGGGGAACTCTGGGTATATTGAAGGTCTATTCAGATTCTGAGATCAGTAACTGCAAGAACAGAATCAATGACTTCTGCTTCTGCAGCATCAGGGGCTTAACATAGAACTGTGGCCTGTAAATCATTCAACTCCTTATGATACAATCATAGAAGAATAAAACCACCTTTACTATTTTAAGGAGAAGCCCACATAAAAAAGAATGCTAAAAAAAGACCAAACCCAAACTAAGCTCCTCCATTACATGtgtgcataaataaataaaaaatacattagcACAAAGCTCATAAACACAAGTAAACCAAAATGGTTGTACACCAAGAAAATAGACATATGCAACAATCACTGATGTTAAAGTTAATCCTCAAGAAATacctttgatttttttatttcctcTATTTGATGACTACTTTGAGATATTTCAAAGACCGAGTTAGCAAGCACATGATATTGCTTTGAGATGGTAACAGAATCATAAGATGCTGACATCAAGTGTTCAATTATGCAATTCCATCTGCTTGCAATGCTTCCTAGTAACAAGAGCTCCTGGTTTTCATGATATAAGGAGGAGAAAACAAGGACTTATAAGTAAATTAATGCTTAAGGAGACAAACACCTCCAAATAGAGGCTCATATAAGATAACAGGTATATCTTGAACAGACACCACATCTACCACTACCAATCTCGGGTAAGCAAAGATAAAGCAATATGAAATTAGTTAATCACATTGAGTCCAGAAATGAGAACTGAAACTATGCACTTctaagaaagaagaaagaaaatttctGTTGCAACCAAATTGCAGTTTGTCTCAAATAATTGACAGTTTTAGAACAAGACCATCTCTTCCCAACAATTAAACAAGTTTTCAAGTCCCATTACATCTACCATAAACATAAAACAGTaaaaggaagaaacaaaataTCCTTTTCTTATCCTGATAAATCATAAACAAAAGTTACCAGAAATGTACATTCAAAGTCCAAATAAGCAAAAGGAAAATAATGCAGACCATAGCATACCAAAACTTCATACTTCCCAAGCTTTAAAACCTATCATAGCTATATTAGATGGACACGTGACATGACGGCCAAAAAACATAGAACAAATAAAGTGCAAGAACTAGACAAGTAATTGCCATGAACAACCATGGTACACTCACTGCTAGGATACACATCAACCATGGTAAAGCAAGCTTCCATCATTACTATTTATATCAagtagaacgaacttacaattgcCTGGTGCAGATCATTTTTGCTACTTTTGTCAGAAATGTGCAGCTGCCCAAACACTTTTTTCCATTGTGCATTGGCGTCTGAAAATATTAAGCTTGCACCAGACACCATCCTAATGGTTCTCTTatcaagaaaatatgaaaaagccCTTGATTTCCAACGGTTCCAAGTGACAACATCAACTAATGCATCTGCACTTCTATGTACAGAAACAAAGCACATTGGCTCAGACTTTATGGAAAGTGATAAAGAGTAAGCATTTGATCTGTTGAAGAATCTTGCAGACTGCAAATACCACATCAGAAAATTGCTAGTTGAAATATAAACAAGGGAGATCCATGAGTTACAAAGAGAACAATAGAATGGCCTTTTTAGACTCTAAAAGGGTGATGTTAAGAACTTAACAGATTCCATCACCTTTTACAAACTATGATTCGCCATTCATATTTCTCTACTTCCATGGTTTCCAACAAGGAATTACTAGCAATAAATATTGTTACCTACCGCAACAAAGCTGGAACTGTTTCATGATTCATTTGCTCCCTAAATAGGCTAGATTCAGAGTCAGTCCGGCTGCTATGTCTCATGGCATTAGAAAGAACATCCAATCCTTCCTCAATAACTGAAACGCATGACACAGAAGATTGTCTCCTGAAGAGTTCATGAAGAgcaattttagtaaaattatcagTACCAGACTTTTCGGTTTGAACAGTCGGAGTTAAATCTGGAGATGATGTACTGGTATCCCTCATACAAATCCTGCTTTGCAGtgtcaaattattcaaatatgcATTGAGACAGTCATGCTCTGTCTGCGAAAGGTCACTAAGATCCATCTCCACAATTGCTGTAATAACAGCTCTTAGATGTGAATCCCTCAA containing:
- the LOC107954632 gene encoding uncharacterized protein isoform X1, which encodes MGWIHPDISLEEMMKLIEGFVDILVLASGYQSSCLLAHWDSDNIKRAFQWALFFENVFRRLSSLDVYQESIQELDAALSEMTSHPSFPQGLAHLSSVTLRRARSFLSEHLLHNLPLRDSHLRAVITAIVEMDLSDLSQTEHDCLNAYLNNLTLQSRICMRDTSTSSPDLTPTVQTEKSGTDNFTKIALHELFRRQSSVSCVSVIEEGLDVLSNAMRHSSRTDSESSLFREQMNHETVPALLRSADALVDVVTWNRWKSRAFSYFLDKRTIRMVSGASLIFSDANAQWKKVFGQLHISDKSSKNDLHQAIELLLLGSIASRWNCIIEHLMSASYDSVTISKQYHVLANSVFEISQSSHQIEEIKKSKEGGILDYLMGLLGGQIHLLWKSSPALAAVSLPFWPTLFRLYLSEIEIQFKGKPSMIRCCSCIQDRNEHKDCELAERIWCLYIFHVCGSQIINGACGA
- the LOC107954632 gene encoding uncharacterized protein isoform X2, which encodes MGWIHPDISLEEMMKLIEGFVDILVLASGYQSSCLLAHWDSDNIKRAFQWALFFENVFRRLSSLDVYQESIQELDAALSEMTSHPSFPQGLAHLSSVTLRRARSFLSEHLLHNLPLRDSHLRAVITAIVEMDLSDLSQTEHDCLNAYLNNLTLQSRICMRDTSTSSPDLTPTVQTEKSGTDNFTKIALHELFRRQSSVSCVSVIEEGLDVLSNAMRHSSRTDSESSLFREQMNHETVPALLRADALVDVVTWNRWKSRAFSYFLDKRTIRMVSGASLIFSDANAQWKKVFGQLHISDKSSKNDLHQAIELLLLGSIASRWNCIIEHLMSASYDSVTISKQYHVLANSVFEISQSSHQIEEIKKSKEGGILDYLMGLLGGQIHLLWKSSPALAAVSLPFWPTLFRLYLSEIEIQFKGKPSMIRCCSCIQDRNEHKDCELAERIWCLYIFHVCGSQIINGACGA